A region from the Ciconia boyciana chromosome 1, ASM3463844v1, whole genome shotgun sequence genome encodes:
- the SLC26A5 gene encoding prestin, translating into MEHAQEPEACLEQTQRYCVERPIYNQELLQGWLHRRERTPQTLRQKIAHSCRCSSKKAKSHLYSFLPILKWLPRYPVKEYLLGDIISGISTGVMQLPQGLAYALLAAVPPVFGLYSSFYPVFLYTFFGTSKHISIGTFAVISMMVGGVAVRQVPDEMISVGYNSTNVTDSLEYYHPRDAKRVQVAVTLAFLSGIIQLCLGLLRFGFVAIYLTEPLVRGFTTAAAVHVFTSQLKYLLGIKTNRYSGPLSVVYSIGAVLSKITTTNIAALIVGLICIVLLLIGKEINVRFKKKLPVPIPMEIIVVIIGTGVSAGMNLNELYRVDVVGNIPQGLRAPAVPDIQLIPEIFVDAIAIAIVGFSMAVSMAKIFALKHGYTIDGNQELIALGICNSVGSFFQSFSITCSMSRSLVQESTGGKTQIAGALSSVMVLLVIVAIGYLFEPLPQTVLAAIVMVNLKGMFKQFGDVVHFWRTSKIELAIWVVAFVASLFLGLDYGLLTAVAFAMITVIYRTQSPQYRILGQIPDTDIYCDVEEYEEVKEYPGMKIFQANASLYFANSESYISALKKKTGVDPCAILAAKRKAQKRHAREIKAANELRKQAVLKLVNSLTNDVEASVKHEIANDELPVNGKFASVDTSVQDVSPDEHEHFVEPKTNIHSLILDFTPVNFVDSVGAKTLKSIIKEYKEVGVCVCIASCSGPVMNELTRLNFFDNTVTRELLFHSIHDAVLACQVKDGSASQTD; encoded by the exons ATGGAACATGCTCAAGAACCTGAAGCATGTCTTGAGCAAACCCAGAGGTATTGTGTGGAGAGACCAATATATAACCAAGAGCTCTTGCAAGGATGGCTGCACAGACGAGAGAGAACACCTCAGACTTTAAGGCAGAAGATTGCACATTCTTGTCG TTGTTCTTCCAAGAAAGCCAAGTCTCATCTTTACAGTTTCTTACCAATTTTAAAATGGCTTCCCCGTTACCCAGTGAAGGAATACTTATTAGGAGACATTATCTCAGGTATAAGCACAGGGGTTATGCAGCTTCCTCAAG GTTTAGCCTATGCTTTGCTGGCAGCTGTTCCCCCAGTATTTGGCctatattcttcattttatccTGTCTTTCTATATACTTTTTTTGGAACCTCCAAGCACATATCAATAG GTACCTTTGCTGTAATTAGTATGATGGTTGGTGGTGTTGCTGTGAGACAAGTGCCTGATGAAATGATTTCTGTAGGCTATAATTCTACTAATGTTACAGATTCCCTTGAATATTACCATCCTAGGGATGCCAAGAGGGTACAGGTAGCTGTGACTCTCGCCTTTCTTTCAGGAATTATCCAG TTGTGCTTAGGTCTCCTTCGATTTGGATTTGTAGCCATCTATCTAACGGAGCCTCTGGTGCGAGGATTTActactgctgctgcagttcatgTTTTTACTTCTCAATTAAAGTATCTCCTTGGCATTAAGACTAACCGATACAGTGGACCCCTCTCAGTTGTATAT AGCATAGGTGCCgtgctttcaaaaataacaaCGACCAATATTGCTGCATTGATTGTTGGATTAATATGCATTGTTCTGTTGTTGATTGGCAAGGAAATCAATGTCCGGTTTAAGAAGAAGCTCCCAGTTCCTATTCCGATGGAGATCATTGTG GTAATTATTGGCACAGGAGTTTCAGCTGGAATGAATCTGAATGAGTTATACAGAGTGGATGTTGTTGGGAATATTCCTCAAGG GTTACGTGCACCAGCAGTTCCTGACATTCAGCTTATCCCAGAAATATTTGTGGATGCAATAGCAATAGCAATAGTTGGATTTTCAATGGCTGTATCAATGGCCAAGATCTTTGCCCTTAAACATGGTTACACCATTGATGGGAATCAG GAACTTATTGCCTTGGGAATATGCAACTCTGTGGGgtcatttttccaaagcttttcaATCACTTGCTCAATGTCTCGGAGTCTTGTTCAGGAAAGCACCGGTGGGAAAACTCAG ATTGCAGGTGCACTCTCTTCAGTTATGGTTCTGTTGGTAATTGTGGCTATTGGATACCTCTTTGAACCACTTCCACAG ACAGTGCTAGCTGCAATTGTAATGGTGAACCTGAAAGGAATGTTTAAACAGTTTGGAGACGTCGTGCACTTCTGGAGAACCAGTAAGATTGAACTG gCCATCTGGGTGGTAGCTTTTGTGGCTTCTCTTTTCCTGGGACTAGACTATGGTTTGCTTACTGCAGTAGCATTTGCGATGATAACCGTTATTTACAGAACACAAAG CCCTCAATACAGAATCCTTGGTCAGATTCCTGACACTGACATCTACTGTGACGTGGAAGAGTACGAAGAG GTTAAAGAATATCctggaatgaaaatatttcaagctaATGCATCACTTTATTTTGCCAATAGCGAGTCATATATAAGTGCGCTGAAGAAAAAG ACTGGAGTGGACCCTTGTGCCATAttagcagcaaagagaaaagcgCAGAAGAGGCATGCCAGGGAAATAAAGGCAGCAAACGAACTCAGAAAGCAAGCTGTATTGAAGCTAGTGAATTCTTTG ACTAATGATGTGGAAGCAAGTGTAAAACACGAGATAGCAAATGATGAGTTACctgtaaatggaaaatttgCATCTGTAGATACTAGTGTACAAGACGTGTCTCCTGATGAGCATGAACACTTTGTGGAGCCCAAAACAAACATCCACTCTTTAATTCTGGATTTCACCCCGGTGAACTTTGTGGATTCAGTTGgagcaaaaacattaaaatcg ATTATAAAAGAATACAAAGAAGTTGGTGTCTGTGTCTGTATTGCCAGCTGTAGCG gcCCTGTTATGAATGAGCTGACaagactgaatttttttgaTAACACTGTAACGAGAGAGTTGCTGTTTCACAGTATTCATGATGCTGTCCTTGCTTGCCAAGTGAAAGACGGGTCTGCTTCACAGACTGACTGA